From Deferrisoma camini S3R1, the proteins below share one genomic window:
- the tgt gene encoding tRNA guanosine(34) transglycosylase Tgt, producing MTYQLIHRDRATRARAGVLHTPHGSVETPVFMPVGTQAAVKTVDPDLVARTGARIVLANTYHLLLQPGPAVVRRCGGLHGFMGWSGPILTDSGGFQVFSLPGRVIEEEGVRFPLEKGGGKTLVLTPEDSIRTQNDLGADIIMAFDECIPFPAEHGYAAASVERTLRWAERCLEAHGRPGDQALFGIVQGSVYPDLRERCARALVAMDFPGYAVGGVSVGEGHELMKRAVEMSEPFLPEGKPRYLMGVGKPEDVLEAVERGMDMFDCIIPAKFGRGGTLFTWTGKMRIRRPQYRKDRYPVDTSCGCPTCRRFSRAYLHHLFEVDEPLGKALATVHNLSFYTELMARARRAILEDRFRAFKDEFYAGYFDRRRRPGDGGA from the coding sequence GTGACCTATCAGCTGATCCACCGGGACCGGGCCACCCGGGCCCGGGCCGGCGTGCTCCACACCCCCCACGGGTCGGTGGAGACCCCCGTGTTCATGCCGGTGGGCACCCAGGCGGCCGTGAAGACCGTGGACCCCGACCTGGTGGCCCGCACCGGGGCGCGGATCGTGCTGGCCAACACCTACCATCTGCTGCTCCAGCCGGGCCCGGCCGTGGTCCGGCGGTGCGGCGGGCTCCACGGCTTCATGGGGTGGTCCGGCCCGATCCTCACCGACTCGGGGGGGTTCCAGGTGTTCAGCCTGCCGGGCCGGGTGATCGAGGAGGAGGGGGTTCGGTTCCCCCTGGAGAAGGGCGGCGGCAAGACCCTCGTCCTCACCCCCGAGGACTCGATCCGGACCCAGAACGACCTGGGTGCCGACATCATCATGGCGTTCGACGAGTGCATCCCGTTCCCGGCCGAGCACGGCTACGCTGCCGCGTCGGTGGAGCGCACCCTGCGGTGGGCCGAGCGGTGCCTCGAGGCCCACGGCCGCCCGGGGGACCAGGCCCTGTTCGGCATCGTGCAGGGGTCGGTGTACCCGGATCTGCGGGAGCGGTGCGCCCGGGCCCTGGTGGCGATGGACTTCCCGGGTTACGCCGTGGGCGGGGTGAGCGTGGGCGAGGGCCACGAGCTGATGAAGCGGGCCGTGGAGATGTCGGAGCCGTTCCTGCCCGAGGGCAAGCCCCGGTACCTGATGGGGGTGGGCAAGCCCGAGGACGTGCTGGAGGCGGTGGAGCGGGGCATGGACATGTTCGACTGCATCATCCCGGCCAAGTTCGGCCGGGGCGGCACCCTGTTCACCTGGACCGGGAAGATGCGCATCCGCCGGCCCCAGTACCGCAAGGACCGCTACCCGGTGGACACCTCGTGCGGGTGCCCCACCTGCCGCCGGTTCTCCCGGGCTTACCTCCACCACCTGTTCGAGGTGGACGAGCCCCTGGGCAAGGCCCTGGCCACGGTGCACAACCTGTCGTTCTACACCGAGCTGATGGCCCGGGCCCGGCGGGCGATCCTGGAGGACCGGTTCCGCGCCTTCAAGGACGAGTTCTACGCCGGGTACTTCGACCGGAGACGCCGGCCCGGCGACGGAGGGGCGTGA
- a CDS encoding transglycosylase SLT domain-containing protein → MAGATTRSPTVRASWAAALRKGPVAVAVILSLFLPGVVRAGLWDRVPTATPAEARFREARALEASDPAEAIAIYRDLLAWGFEPADAVHAALGRLLAPEEAAAHWEAVARADPESPYLPEALEFLARAALAGGRLGEAAGLFGRLARVAPAEDWKVRALAGRLEALVAAGEEREALGQAEVLWVEYAHRPEARAAEEVLARAGGGDPFRPVSGERIFQRGRVLLDRGRREEAVRTLRELRRRLIPGSRITPRVDLALGKALYFLRRYEEALAPLARAARSPEVGEKARFYRARCLFGLDRGDEGARDLVALARERPRSPRAPLYLYQAYRVFEGRRMWAEAGRARRRLLAAYPGSREARDTRFNLGWEALRRGRYAEAAEAFRRSARGARPGWERARGLYWEARARALGGDREGALRVLDTLVAEHPLGYYALLARRWREGGGPGTLDLPDPRVPGPVEVAFWPPSAEDLVRSGRVGAYLRLGLGEAARRLLSSGKGGARIRYWAGDYAGALRAAGRSWTDWPAAPPEPLSSEGLAFPVAFPDETARAAGEAGIHPHLLLALAHTESHFDPRAYSPWEARGLTQFIPATARAVARRLGREGFEPEDLFDPGVALRFGARHLRDLLDRFDGDLVAAVAAYNAGAAPVARWRERQAGEPLDAFVESIPYRETRRYVKKVLTALDAYDRIDPERALLGR, encoded by the coding sequence GTGGCCGGTGCGACGACCCGTTCCCCAACGGTTCGGGCCTCCTGGGCCGCGGCCCTGCGAAAGGGCCCGGTGGCCGTTGCGGTCATTCTATCGCTCTTTCTTCCCGGTGTCGTTCGGGCCGGGCTCTGGGACCGGGTGCCCACGGCCACCCCGGCCGAGGCCCGGTTCCGGGAGGCCCGGGCCCTCGAGGCCAGCGACCCGGCCGAGGCGATCGCGATCTACCGGGACCTGCTGGCCTGGGGATTCGAGCCGGCCGACGCGGTGCACGCGGCGTTGGGGCGGCTGCTGGCGCCCGAGGAGGCCGCGGCCCACTGGGAGGCGGTGGCCCGGGCCGACCCGGAGAGCCCCTACCTGCCCGAGGCCCTGGAGTTCCTGGCCCGGGCCGCGTTGGCAGGGGGACGACTGGGCGAGGCCGCCGGGCTGTTCGGGCGCCTGGCCCGGGTCGCCCCGGCCGAGGACTGGAAGGTGCGGGCCCTGGCGGGGCGGCTCGAGGCGCTCGTGGCCGCGGGGGAGGAGCGGGAGGCCCTGGGCCAGGCCGAGGTCCTGTGGGTGGAGTACGCCCACCGGCCCGAGGCCCGGGCAGCGGAGGAGGTGCTCGCCCGGGCGGGCGGGGGGGACCCGTTCCGGCCGGTGTCCGGGGAGCGGATCTTCCAGCGGGGCAGGGTGCTGCTGGACCGGGGCCGCCGGGAGGAGGCGGTGCGCACCCTGCGCGAGCTGCGGCGCCGGCTGATCCCCGGCAGCCGGATCACGCCCCGGGTGGATCTGGCACTTGGCAAGGCCCTGTACTTCCTGCGGCGCTACGAGGAGGCTCTGGCTCCCCTGGCCCGGGCGGCCCGCTCGCCCGAGGTGGGGGAGAAGGCCCGGTTTTACCGGGCCCGGTGCCTGTTCGGTCTGGACCGGGGGGACGAGGGGGCCCGGGATCTCGTGGCCCTGGCCCGGGAGCGGCCCCGGAGCCCCCGGGCCCCCCTGTACCTGTACCAAGCGTACCGGGTGTTCGAGGGCCGCCGGATGTGGGCAGAGGCCGGCCGGGCCCGGCGCCGGCTGCTGGCCGCGTACCCCGGAAGCCGTGAGGCCCGGGACACCCGGTTCAACCTGGGATGGGAGGCGCTTCGCCGGGGCCGGTACGCCGAAGCGGCCGAGGCGTTTCGCCGCTCGGCCCGGGGGGCCCGGCCGGGGTGGGAACGGGCCCGGGGCCTGTACTGGGAGGCCCGGGCTCGGGCCCTGGGGGGCGACCGGGAGGGGGCCCTCCGGGTGCTGGACACCCTGGTCGCCGAGCATCCCCTGGGGTACTACGCGCTCCTGGCCCGGCGGTGGCGGGAGGGCGGGGGCCCCGGCACCCTGGACCTGCCCGACCCCCGGGTTCCCGGGCCGGTGGAGGTGGCGTTCTGGCCCCCGTCGGCCGAGGACCTGGTCCGGTCCGGCCGGGTGGGGGCCTACCTGCGGCTGGGCTTGGGGGAGGCGGCCCGGCGGCTGCTGAGTTCGGGCAAGGGCGGGGCCAGGATCCGGTACTGGGCCGGGGACTATGCCGGGGCGCTTCGAGCCGCTGGCCGGTCGTGGACCGACTGGCCGGCCGCCCCCCCGGAGCCCCTGTCGTCCGAGGGTCTGGCCTTTCCGGTGGCGTTCCCGGACGAGACCGCCCGGGCGGCCGGCGAGGCCGGGATCCACCCCCACCTGCTCCTGGCCCTGGCGCACACCGAGAGCCACTTCGACCCCCGGGCCTACTCGCCCTGGGAGGCCCGGGGCCTGACGCAGTTCATCCCGGCCACGGCCCGGGCCGTGGCCCGCCGCTTGGGCCGGGAGGGGTTCGAGCCCGAGGACCTGTTCGACCCGGGGGTGGCCCTGCGGTTCGGCGCACGCCACCTGCGGGACCTGCTGGACCGGTTCGACGGCGATCTGGTGGCGGCCGTGGCCGCCTACAACGCCGGCGCGGCCCCCGTGGCCCGGTGGAGGGAGCGCCAGGCCGGGGAGCCCCTGGACGCGTTCGTGGAGTCGATCCCGTACCGGGAGACCCGGCGGTACGTGAAGAAGGTGCTGACCGCCCTGGACGCCTACGACCGTATCGACCCGGAACGGGCGCTTCTGGGGCGGTGA
- a CDS encoding nickel-dependent lactate racemase family protein, which translates to MQGPIPWIPVEQEIPSPRLADPAEALRRALAQAPPPPRGPVAVPVGSRHIPGLPDLVAELVAHLREAGADPVVVPAMGTHGGATAEGQARTLAGMGITPEAVGAPVVSRPEVVCLGEAAPGLPVWCDRVAAEARAVVPLHRVKPHTAFRGVLESGPTKLLAVGLGKARSARAVHRYGPAQALPAVLRFWLESGRVPFGVALVPNGRGGVAELRVLEPGSWPREEHELLELSRRLAPRLPWDELDLLVVERIGKDVSGTGMDLHVIGMERRFPGCGATPRIRRIVALELTPASAGNANGVGYADVVTRRLAEHVDWPATYANCRATGFLEAARLPYVAENEDRAVEAALDSLAVEPGEVRAVRIRDTAHLDRFWVSPVLARDLPPGVHRICG; encoded by the coding sequence ATGCAGGGGCCGATCCCGTGGATCCCGGTGGAACAGGAGATTCCCTCCCCCCGGCTGGCCGATCCGGCTGAGGCCCTGCGCCGCGCCCTGGCCCAGGCCCCGCCGCCCCCCCGGGGGCCGGTGGCCGTGCCGGTGGGGAGCCGCCACATCCCCGGTCTGCCCGATCTCGTGGCCGAGCTGGTGGCCCACCTGCGCGAGGCAGGGGCCGACCCGGTCGTGGTGCCGGCCATGGGCACCCACGGCGGCGCCACGGCCGAGGGGCAGGCCCGGACCCTGGCGGGAATGGGCATCACCCCCGAGGCGGTGGGGGCCCCGGTGGTGTCCCGGCCGGAGGTGGTGTGCCTGGGCGAGGCCGCCCCCGGCCTGCCGGTGTGGTGCGACCGGGTCGCGGCCGAGGCCCGGGCCGTGGTGCCCCTGCACCGGGTCAAGCCCCACACCGCGTTCCGGGGGGTCCTGGAGAGCGGCCCCACCAAGCTCCTCGCGGTGGGGCTCGGCAAGGCCCGCAGCGCCCGCGCGGTCCACCGGTACGGGCCGGCCCAGGCCCTGCCCGCGGTGCTTCGGTTCTGGCTGGAGTCGGGCCGGGTACCGTTCGGCGTGGCCCTGGTCCCCAACGGCCGGGGCGGGGTGGCGGAGCTGCGGGTCCTGGAACCCGGATCCTGGCCTCGGGAGGAGCACGAGCTCCTGGAGCTCTCCCGCCGCCTCGCCCCCCGGCTTCCCTGGGACGAGCTCGACCTGCTGGTGGTGGAGCGCATCGGCAAGGACGTGTCCGGCACCGGCATGGATCTGCACGTCATCGGCATGGAGCGCCGGTTCCCGGGGTGCGGGGCCACCCCCCGGATCCGCCGGATCGTGGCCCTGGAGCTCACCCCGGCCTCGGCCGGCAACGCCAACGGGGTGGGGTATGCCGACGTGGTCACCCGCCGCCTGGCCGAGCACGTGGACTGGCCGGCCACCTACGCCAACTGCCGGGCCACGGGGTTTCTGGAGGCCGCCCGCCTGCCCTACGTGGCCGAGAACGAGGATCGAGCCGTGGAGGCGGCCCTCGACTCCCTGGCCGTGGAGCCGGGCGAGGTGCGGGCCGTGCGCATCCGCGACACCGCCCACCTCGATCGGTTTTGGGTGAGCCCGGTCCTCGCCCGGGACCTCCCCCCAGGTGTCCACAGAATCTGTGGATAA
- the gltA gene encoding NADPH-dependent glutamate synthase — protein MAKKQRPPRTPMPEQDPKVRARNFDEVPLGYTPEMAQREASRCLKCKKPACRKGCPVEVFIPDFIAEIEAGNFQRAVDILKKKNSLPAVCGRVCPQENQCEAYCIVGKKSEPVAIGRLERFAADWERAQGDVKIPEIPPKTGKRVAVVGSGPAGLTVAGDLVLKGHDVTVFEALHKPGGVLVYGIPEFRLPKAIVQAEVDYLKKLGVKVVTNFVVGKMRTVEELIQEDGFDAVFVGAGAGLPKFMGIPGENLNGVYSANEYLTRSNLMKAYRFPEYDTPIVRAKRVAILGGGNVAMDAARTALRLGAERSIIVYRRGRDEMPARAEEIHHAEEEGVEFQLLTNPVRVIGDDNGWVRALECIRMELGEPDESGRRRPVPVEGSEFELDVDAVVVAIGNAPNPLIPSTTPAIQTSRWGTIQADEATGATTMVGVYAGGDVVTGAATVILAMGAGRKAADAIHDYLTKGG, from the coding sequence ATGGCGAAAAAACAACGTCCCCCCCGGACCCCGATGCCGGAGCAGGATCCCAAGGTCCGGGCCCGGAACTTCGACGAGGTCCCCCTGGGTTACACCCCCGAGATGGCGCAGCGCGAGGCCTCTCGGTGCCTCAAGTGCAAGAAGCCCGCGTGCCGCAAAGGGTGCCCGGTGGAGGTGTTCATCCCGGACTTCATCGCGGAGATCGAGGCCGGCAACTTCCAGCGGGCCGTGGACATCCTGAAAAAGAAGAACAGCCTGCCCGCGGTGTGCGGCCGGGTGTGCCCCCAGGAGAACCAGTGCGAGGCCTACTGCATCGTGGGCAAGAAGAGCGAACCGGTGGCCATCGGCCGCCTGGAGCGGTTCGCGGCCGACTGGGAGCGGGCCCAGGGCGACGTGAAGATCCCGGAGATCCCGCCCAAGACCGGCAAGAGGGTGGCGGTGGTGGGCTCGGGGCCGGCCGGGCTGACCGTGGCCGGGGACCTGGTGCTCAAGGGCCACGACGTGACCGTGTTCGAGGCCCTGCACAAGCCCGGCGGGGTGCTGGTGTACGGCATCCCCGAGTTCCGTCTGCCCAAAGCCATCGTCCAGGCCGAGGTGGACTACCTGAAGAAGCTGGGCGTGAAGGTCGTCACGAACTTCGTCGTGGGCAAGATGCGCACGGTGGAGGAGCTGATCCAGGAGGACGGGTTCGACGCGGTGTTTGTGGGCGCGGGCGCGGGCCTGCCCAAGTTCATGGGCATCCCGGGTGAGAACCTGAACGGGGTGTACTCGGCCAACGAGTACCTCACCCGGTCGAACCTGATGAAGGCCTATCGGTTTCCCGAGTACGACACCCCCATCGTGCGGGCCAAGCGGGTGGCGATCCTGGGGGGCGGGAACGTGGCCATGGACGCGGCCCGCACCGCCCTGCGGCTCGGTGCCGAGCGGTCGATCATCGTGTACCGCCGCGGCCGCGACGAGATGCCCGCCCGGGCCGAGGAGATCCACCACGCCGAGGAGGAGGGGGTGGAGTTCCAGCTCCTCACGAACCCCGTGCGGGTGATCGGGGACGACAACGGATGGGTTCGGGCCCTGGAGTGCATCCGCATGGAGCTGGGCGAGCCCGACGAGTCGGGCCGGCGCCGGCCCGTGCCGGTGGAGGGCTCGGAGTTCGAGCTGGACGTGGATGCCGTGGTGGTGGCCATCGGAAACGCGCCGAACCCCCTGATCCCGTCCACCACCCCGGCCATCCAGACCTCCCGGTGGGGCACGATCCAGGCCGACGAGGCCACCGGCGCCACCACCATGGTCGGGGTGTACGCCGGCGGCGACGTGGTCACCGGCGCGGCCACCGTGATCCTGGCCATGGGGGCGGGCCGCAAGGCCGCCGACGCGATCCACGACTACCTGACAAAGGGCGGGTAG
- the pcnB gene encoding polynucleotide adenylyltransferase PcnB: MEDAVEPQSSHPVVLPRSEHPVSRKLIDPDALWILRRLRREGYLAYLVGGAVRDLMLGREPKDFDVGTNARPSEIRRLFRNCRLIGRRFRIVHVYFRRKGQPEKIIEVSTFRGRATWDEEPEAGEIPPEDLDLTGNVFGTPEEDAWRRDFTVNALFYNLADFTVIDHVGGLEDLRRGLIRIIGDPDERFAEDPVRMLRAVEFGVRLGFRIEPETEAGIRRNAPRIAEASPARLREELRQLAQRGILAEVLAQAHRLGLFEALLPEVEEVEGVFPLLERLDAQAREGRPVAESRTLAALALPTVAARYPLRPGVNLEEAQQAIGQPVEALGRRYHVSSFIRHEARELLLSLYRIARGRAYRTKGRFVRKPEFAEAWEWFNAWAEIAGDLDEVVGYWERYLENLNRPAGSGKKRKRRRRRRKPQGEGTGTAEG, encoded by the coding sequence ATGGAAGACGCAGTCGAACCCCAATCCTCTCACCCCGTGGTGCTGCCCCGCTCGGAGCACCCGGTCAGCCGGAAGCTCATCGACCCCGACGCGCTGTGGATCCTGCGCCGTCTGCGCCGGGAGGGATACCTGGCCTACCTGGTGGGCGGGGCGGTGCGCGATCTCATGCTGGGTCGGGAGCCCAAGGACTTCGACGTGGGCACCAACGCCCGCCCCAGCGAGATCCGGAGGCTGTTCCGCAACTGCCGGCTGATCGGCCGGCGGTTCCGGATCGTGCACGTCTACTTCCGCCGCAAGGGCCAGCCCGAGAAGATCATCGAGGTGAGCACCTTCCGGGGCCGCGCCACCTGGGACGAGGAGCCCGAGGCCGGCGAGATCCCCCCGGAGGACCTGGACCTCACCGGCAACGTGTTCGGCACGCCGGAGGAGGACGCCTGGCGCCGGGACTTCACCGTGAACGCCCTGTTCTACAACCTGGCCGACTTCACCGTGATCGACCACGTGGGCGGCCTGGAGGACCTGCGCCGGGGCCTGATCCGGATCATCGGCGACCCGGACGAGCGGTTCGCCGAGGATCCGGTGCGCATGCTCCGGGCCGTGGAGTTCGGGGTGCGGCTCGGGTTCCGGATCGAGCCCGAGACCGAGGCCGGCATCCGTCGAAACGCCCCCCGCATCGCCGAGGCGTCGCCGGCCCGGCTCCGGGAGGAGCTCCGGCAGCTGGCCCAGCGGGGCATCCTGGCCGAGGTGCTGGCCCAGGCCCACCGGCTGGGGCTGTTCGAGGCCCTGCTGCCCGAGGTGGAGGAGGTGGAGGGGGTGTTCCCGTTGCTGGAGCGGCTCGACGCCCAGGCCCGGGAGGGGCGGCCCGTGGCCGAGTCGCGCACCCTGGCCGCCCTGGCGCTGCCCACCGTGGCGGCCCGGTACCCCCTGCGGCCGGGGGTGAACCTGGAGGAGGCCCAGCAGGCCATCGGGCAGCCGGTGGAGGCCCTGGGCCGGCGCTACCATGTGTCGTCGTTCATCCGGCACGAGGCCCGGGAGCTGCTGCTGTCGCTCTACCGCATCGCCCGGGGCAGGGCGTACCGCACCAAGGGCCGGTTCGTGCGCAAGCCCGAGTTCGCCGAGGCCTGGGAGTGGTTCAACGCCTGGGCAGAGATCGCAGGGGACCTGGACGAGGTGGTGGGGTACTGGGAGAGGTACCTGGAGAACCTGAACCGGCCGGCCGGCTCGGGCAAGAAGCGAAAACGCCGCCGCCGGCGCCGAAAGCCCCAGGGGGAAGGGACCGGGACCGCCGAGGGGTGA
- a CDS encoding sulfide/dihydroorotate dehydrogenase-like FAD/NAD-binding protein — MFTIVEKQTLAPTVHRMVIRAPEIARKHRAGNFVILRIHEKGERIPLTVADKDPEAGTITLVFQAVGKTTSELATLEAGDALLDLAGPLGKPTHIERFDGVTVCVGGGIGVAPVHPIACALKEAGNRVISIIGARTKELLIMEEEMRRASDELFVATDDGSYGHHGFVTDVLKDVIEREGKENVALAVAIGPVPMMRACCKVTEPYGVHTVVSLNPIMVDATGMCGACRVTVGGQTKFACVDGPEFDGHQVDFDELSKRLRAYVEDERRAMQIWSEQRAGHRCHG, encoded by the coding sequence TTGTTTACCATCGTGGAAAAGCAAACCCTGGCGCCGACGGTCCACCGGATGGTGATCCGGGCCCCGGAGATCGCCCGGAAGCACCGGGCCGGCAACTTCGTGATCCTGCGGATCCACGAGAAGGGGGAGCGGATCCCCCTGACCGTGGCCGACAAGGACCCCGAGGCGGGCACGATCACTTTGGTGTTTCAGGCCGTCGGCAAGACGACCAGCGAGCTGGCCACCCTGGAGGCGGGCGATGCGCTGCTGGACCTGGCCGGCCCCCTGGGCAAGCCCACCCACATCGAGAGGTTCGACGGGGTCACGGTGTGCGTGGGCGGCGGCATCGGCGTGGCACCGGTGCACCCCATCGCCTGCGCCCTGAAGGAGGCCGGCAACCGGGTGATCTCGATCATCGGCGCCCGCACCAAGGAGCTCCTCATCATGGAGGAGGAGATGCGGCGGGCCAGCGACGAGCTCTTCGTGGCCACCGACGACGGGTCCTACGGGCACCACGGGTTCGTGACCGACGTGCTCAAGGACGTGATCGAACGGGAGGGCAAGGAGAACGTGGCCCTGGCCGTGGCCATCGGCCCGGTGCCCATGATGCGGGCCTGCTGCAAGGTCACCGAGCCCTACGGGGTGCACACCGTGGTGAGCCTGAACCCGATCATGGTGGACGCCACCGGCATGTGCGGGGCGTGCCGGGTGACCGTGGGCGGCCAGACCAAGTTCGCCTGCGTGGACGGCCCGGAGTTCGACGGTCACCAGGTGGACTTCGACGAGCTGTCCAAGCGGCTGAGGGCATACGTGGAGGACGAGCGCCGGGCCATGCAGATCTGGTCCGAGCAGCGGGCCGGCCACCGGTGCCACGGCTGA
- a CDS encoding sigma-54-dependent Fis family transcriptional regulator — protein MTDLPETRSQPRTVKELRALYRVSQAVGASLNLTEAVEPVLRILAEELGMQRGTLALAEPDSGELVIEVAHGLTPAEIRRGRYRVGEGVMGRVLERGEPMVIPSIGAEPLFLDRTGARAGLDRSRVAFLCVPVKLGGETVGVLSADRLPAAGDELEDDLRVLEVVAALLAQAVRVQRMLRVDRRALEEENRRLREAFQERYGPGAWVGESPARRAVWDQVRLAARTRAPVLITGEAGTGRGFVARAIHAASAGERPFVEVGCGGRDPTELEAALFGPGGAVERARGGTLYLKDVEHLPPDLQGVALAVLKAGGRAGPRFVASAGPGLAEAVRQGRFRSDLYRRLSGVPVHVPSLAEARADVVPLARVFLARAAGPGARFLPEAEAALRERPWPGNLAELEAAVRAAAARAGGGDVAAEHLLSQPGRGESPVTPEAVIARWVDELLDRPPPGGVYRALVDRLDRIAVARALERAGGVRIRAAELLGINRNTLYAKLERMTKP, from the coding sequence GTGACCGACCTGCCCGAGACCCGATCCCAGCCCCGCACCGTCAAGGAACTCCGGGCCCTGTACCGGGTGAGCCAGGCCGTGGGCGCCTCGCTCAACCTGACCGAGGCCGTGGAGCCGGTGCTGCGGATCCTGGCCGAGGAACTGGGCATGCAGCGGGGCACCCTGGCCCTGGCCGAGCCGGACAGCGGCGAGCTGGTGATCGAGGTGGCCCACGGCCTGACCCCGGCGGAGATCCGGAGGGGCCGGTACCGGGTGGGCGAGGGGGTGATGGGCCGGGTGCTCGAGCGGGGCGAGCCCATGGTGATCCCCAGCATCGGCGCCGAACCCCTGTTCCTCGATCGCACCGGCGCCCGGGCGGGCCTCGACCGGTCCCGGGTCGCGTTCCTGTGCGTGCCCGTGAAGCTGGGGGGGGAGACCGTGGGGGTGCTGTCCGCGGACCGGCTCCCCGCGGCCGGGGACGAGCTCGAGGACGACCTGCGGGTGCTGGAGGTGGTGGCGGCGCTCCTGGCCCAGGCCGTGCGGGTCCAGCGGATGCTCCGGGTGGACCGCAGGGCCCTGGAGGAGGAGAACCGCCGGCTCCGGGAGGCGTTCCAGGAGCGCTACGGCCCGGGGGCATGGGTGGGGGAGAGCCCGGCCCGCCGGGCCGTGTGGGACCAGGTGCGGCTCGCCGCCCGGACCCGGGCCCCGGTCCTGATCACCGGCGAGGCGGGGACCGGCCGGGGGTTCGTGGCCCGGGCCATCCACGCGGCGTCGGCCGGAGAGCGCCCGTTCGTGGAGGTGGGCTGCGGCGGCCGGGACCCGACGGAGCTCGAAGCGGCCCTGTTCGGGCCCGGCGGCGCGGTGGAGCGGGCCCGGGGCGGCACGCTGTACCTGAAGGACGTGGAGCACCTTCCCCCGGACCTGCAGGGGGTGGCCCTGGCGGTGCTCAAGGCCGGCGGCCGGGCCGGCCCCCGGTTCGTGGCCTCGGCCGGGCCGGGACTGGCCGAGGCCGTGCGGCAGGGGCGGTTCCGGTCCGACCTGTACCGAAGATTGAGCGGGGTGCCGGTGCACGTGCCCTCCCTGGCCGAGGCCCGGGCCGACGTGGTGCCCCTGGCCCGGGTGTTCCTGGCCCGGGCGGCGGGCCCTGGGGCCCGGTTCCTCCCCGAGGCCGAGGCCGCCCTGCGGGAGCGGCCGTGGCCGGGCAACCTGGCCGAGCTGGAGGCGGCCGTGCGGGCCGCCGCGGCCCGGGCCGGGGGGGGCGACGTGGCCGCCGAGCACCTGCTTTCGCAGCCGGGCCGGGGGGAATCGCCGGTCACCCCCGAGGCCGTGATCGCCCGGTGGGTGGACGAACTGCTGGACCGGCCCCCACCGGGTGGGGTGTACCGGGCCTTGGTGGACCGGCTGGACCGGATCGCCGTGGCCCGGGCCCTGGAGCGGGCCGGGGGGGTGCGGATCCGGGCCGCGGAGCTGCTGGGCATCAACCGCAACACCCTCTACGCGAAGCTCGAGCGGATGACGAAACCGTGA